A window from Telopea speciosissima isolate NSW1024214 ecotype Mountain lineage chromosome 8, Tspe_v1, whole genome shotgun sequence encodes these proteins:
- the LOC122671955 gene encoding phospholipase A(1) LCAT3-like, which produces MLSDCCLFPYLRGRKSEPDDEGVDLDPVLLISGIGGSILHSKNKKFSYEIRVWVRILLADLEFKRKIWSIYNPDTGYTEALDDGTEIVVPDDDYGLYAIDILDPSWWAKLFQFTDVYQFHDLIDMLIGCGYKKGSTLFGHGYDFRQSNRIDKAMDGLKAKLATVYKASGGRKVNIISHSMGGLLVSCFLSLHNDVFEKYVTKWICIACPFQGAPGCINDSLLTGLQFVYGFASYFFVSRWTMHQLLIECPSIYEMLSNPGFKWKQDPLIQVWRKQSEGKADASVQLESYGPSECISLFEGALRHNELHYGGKSVALPFNFNILKWASGTHEVLNRTRLPNGVSFYNIYGTSFGTPFDVCYGSETSPIEDLSKICHSLPKYSYVDGDGTVPTESAKADSFAAVERVGFAADHRGLLRDKEVFRQIQKWLDVTEKLVNSAKTSRVMDEFSNVGACLQRQ; this is translated from the exons ATGCTCAGTGATTGTTGCTTGTTTCCGTATCTCCGAGGACGGAAATCTGAACCAGATGACGAGGGAGTTGATCTTGATCCTGTGCTTCTCATCTCCGGTATCGGTGGTTCGATTCTACATTCGAAGAATAAGAAGTTCTCgtatgaaattagggtttgggttcgGATACTGTTAGCTGATTTGGAGTTCAAGAGGAAGATCTGGTCTATCTATAATCCCGATACAG GTTATACAGAGGCATTGGATGACGGGACTGAAATTGTGGTACCTGATGATGACTATGGACTGTATGCGATTGATATCTTAGACCCCTCATGG TGGGCCAAACTTTTTCAATTTACAGATGTATATCAGTTTCATGATTTGATTGATATGCTTATTGGATGTGGGTACAAGAAAGGGAGCACATTGTTTGGACATGGTTATGATTTCCGGCAAAGCAATAG AATTGACAAAGCAATGGATGGTCTAAAAGCAAAACTGGCCACTGTCTACAAGGCTTCGGGAGGGCGAAAAGTGAATATCATTTCACATTCAATGGGTGGATTGCTTGTGTCATGCTTCCTGTCGCTCCATAACGAT GTTTTTGAAAAGTATGTAACGAAGTGGATTTGCATTGCATGTCCATTTCAAg GTGCACCAGGATGCATCAATGATTCTCTATTGACAGGATTGCAGTTTGTTTATGGCTTTGCAAGCTACTTCTTTGTATCCCGATGGACAATGCATCAGCTG CTGATTGAATGCCCCTCTATATATGAGATGTTGTCGAATCCAGGTTTCAAGTGGAAACAGGATCCTCTGATTCAAGTTTGGAGAAAGCAATCTGAAGGCAAGGCAGATGCTTCAGTCCAGCTGGAATCTTATGGCCCTAGTGAATGCATTTCTTTGTTTGAAGGAGCATTGAGACATAATGAG TTGCATTATGGTGGAAAGTCAGTAGCTCTACCATTCAATTTCAATATACTTAAATGGGCTTCAGGGACACATGAAGTTCTCAACAGAACTCGACTTCCAAATGGTGTCAGCTTCTATAACATCTATGGAACATCATTTGGCACACCTTTTGATGTTTG CTATGGTTCAGAAACATCTCCCATTGAGGACTTGTCTAAAATATGTCACTCATTG CCCAAGTATTCTTATGTGGATGGAGATGGGACTGTGCCTACTGAATCAGCTAAG GCTGATAGTTTTGCAGCAGTAGAAAGGGTAGGATTTGCTGCTGATCATCGAGGACTGTTACGTGATAAAGAAGTATTTCGGCAAATTCAGAAGTGGTTGGATGTAACCGAAAAATTGGTCAATAGTGCAAAGACTTCCAGGGTAATGGATGAATTTTCAAACGTAGGTGCTTGTTTACAGAGACAGTGA